A genome region from Hevea brasiliensis isolate MT/VB/25A 57/8 chromosome 7, ASM3005281v1, whole genome shotgun sequence includes the following:
- the LOC110640672 gene encoding protein DETOXIFICATION 29-like, with translation MEDSREPLLSQREDQNPNHHHEDLDRLHSLPISTTSTYSFVLDADDIPPINGIRDFFREFYKESKKLWYLAGPAIFTSVCQYSLGAITQVFSGQVGTLALAAVSVENSVIAGFSYGFMLGMGSALETLCGQAFGAGQLDMLGIYLQRSWIILGTTASLLSLLYIFAAQLLKLIGQTAAISKAAGIFSIWMIPQLFAYAMNFPMAKFLQAQSKIMVMALIAAAALVLHTFFSWLLMLDLGWGLVGAAVVLNASWWFIELAQFLYIISGTCGRAWNGFSCKAFQNLWGFVRLSLASAVMLCLEVWYFMALILFAGYLKNAEVSVDALSICMNILGWMVMVAIGMNAAISVRVSNELGAGHPRTAKFSVVVAVISALMIGAILALILILTRNKYPSLFSTDSQVKELVNDLTPVLALCIVIDNIQPVLSGVAIGAGWQAIVAYVNIACYYVFGIPLGLIMGYKLDMGVRGIWYGMLSGTVVQTVALFFMVYRTNWNKEASIAESRIKRWGGHD, from the exons ATGGAGGATTCAAGAGAGCCGCTTCTCTCTCAAAGAGAGGACCAAAACCCCAACCATCACCATGAGGATCTAGACCGTCTACACTCACTTCCCATATCAACAACAAGCACTTATTCCTTCGTCCTCGATGCCGATGACATCCCTCCTATCAACGGCATCCGTGATTTCTTCAGAGAATTTTACAAGGAGTCCAAAAAACTCTGGTACCTGGCCGGCCCTGCCATCTTTACCTCCGTTTGCCAGTACTCCCTCGGCGCTATCACTCAAGTCTTCTCCGGTCAAGTTGGCACCCTGGCCCTCGCTGCCGTCTCCGTTGAGAACTCTGTCATCGCCGGCTTTTCCTACGGCTTCATG CTTGGAATGGGAAGTGCACTCGAAACGCTATGTGGGCAAGCATTTGGAGCAGGGCAGCTTGATATGCTAGGAATCTATTTGCAAAGATCATGGATCATTCTTGGTACTACAGCCTCACTTCTCTCATTGCTGTATATCTTCGCCGCACAACTTTTGAAGCTGATTGGGCAAACAGCAGCCATATCAAAGGCAGCTGGGATATTCTCAATCTGGATGATACCACAGTTATTCGCTTACGCCATGAACTTCCCTATGGCAAAATTCTTGCAGGCTCAAAGCAAGATCATGGTCATGGCCTTGATCGCAGCTGCAGCCTTGGTTTTGCATACATTTTTTAGCTGGCTTTTGATGCTAGATTTGGGATGGGGATTGGTTGGAGCAGCGGTGGTGTTAAATGCTTCTTGGTGGTTCATTGAATTGGCTcagtttttatatattattagtgGAACTTGTGGGCGAGCTTGGAATGGATTTTCATGCAAGGCCTTTCAAAACTTGTGGGGTTTTGTTCGCTTGTCTCTTGCATCTGCTGTTATGCTTTG CTTAGAAGTTTGGTATTTTATGGCATTGATACTCTTTGCTGGATACTTAAAGAACGCAGAGGTTTCAGTGGATGCCTTGTCCATTTG catgaacatttTGGGCTGGATGGTCATGGTAGCTATTGGAATGAATGCAGCTATAAG TGTAAGAGTATCAAATGAACTAGGCGCAGGTCATCCAAGAACAGCAAAATTTTCAGTAGTAGTGGCTGTTATATCAGCCCTCATGATTGGTGCCATTCTTGCTCTCATTCTCATCCTCACAAGAAATAAATATCCATCTTTGTTTTCCACGGATTCTCAAGTTAAAGAACTTGTCAACGATCTAACACCAGTCCTTGCTCTCTGCATCGTCATTGACAATATTCAGCCTGTTCTCTCTG GTGTGGCTATTGGAGCAGGATGGCAAGCAATTGTGGCTTATGTGAACATAGCTTGTTACTATGTGTTTGGGATTCCTCTGGGTCTTATAATGGGTTATAAACTTGATATGGGTGTTCGT GGGATTTGGTATGGAATGTTGTCAGGGACTGTAGTACAGACTGTTGCCCTTTTCTTCATGGTCTATAGAACAAATTGGAACAAAGAG GCTTCTATTGCTGAAAGCAGGATTAAGAGATGGGGAGGACATGATTAA